Within Flavobacteriales bacterium, the genomic segment AAATCAAGCAGCTTGGGAGCCGTTTTCTTACAATGTCCGCAGCTCGCATCAAAGAAAAACAAAATGGTGAATTCAGATTTAATTTCAGAAATAGTTCTAGTATTACCATCTATATCTTGCAATCTTAAATCAATCGCCTGATTTCCAATTTGATTGTAGCGCAACATTTCAACTCGCTTAACAACCTTAGCCATTTGCGTAGAGTCCATCCAGTATGCTTTGTCCTTTAAGTAATACTTATTACCTATATGAAATAGGACGTTAGACATTCCAACAACCTTTGATGTATCGTAACGATATAAGAGTTTTGAAGCGAAATAGCGAAATGTAATGGAATCTTCTTTGGTGCCTTCTAGAATTACATCAACGCTTTTAATAATAGAGTCGGGTTGCATTGGAGTTAGTTTATCCAAATAATAGAAAACTTTATCATGCATTATATCTGTTCTGAATAACCTTCTATCCGACAAATCAATGTTGTCGAAGTAATGGCGTTTGAAATATCTATATGCAAATGTGGAATCCTTCTTGCCGTTTTCTAATAGAGGTGTTTTGGGAATAGTAGGTTCAATGCGAGCTTTAAGTAAGGTAGATACAAATAGATTTTTTTTATTATCAATAATATTATTTCGATATTCATCAAATGCATCATGCATTTTTTCTAATTCTTCTTTAATCTCTTTTGCATTATCCGAACCTTTTTTAGCAGATTTCAACTTTTTTCTAAGGGATTGAGAGTCTCTATTAGACTTGCCAGCAAATTGAAAAAAACCATATAACGTTTGGTTCTCTTCGGATCCTTCTACAGAAATATTGCCTATATAATTTAAAGTGTCGGTTACTATCTTCATACTGGTTTCCTTTCCAATAAATTGAAGAAGGATTCTTCCGTTATAGAAGAGTCCATACATTCCAACTTTTAATTTCTTTGTGTTTTTAAAAGCGAATTGTCCTTTTGTATCTACTACGGTTGTATCGAAGTACATTATTTTATTGCCTTGGTAATTAACTAGGTAAACGGTGTCGGAGGCAAGACCATCAATCTCAAATTTTAGTTCGTACCCAGTATTCTTTTCTGCGGATGCGTTTAAGCCTAATAGATTGATTAATAGAATTATTGGAAATACTATCC encodes:
- a CDS encoding DUF5106 domain-containing protein; translation: MKINVRIVFPIILLINLLGLNASAEKNTGYELKFEIDGLASDTVYLVNYQGNKIMYFDTTVVDTKGQFAFKNTKKLKVGMYGLFYNGRILLQFIGKETSMKIVTDTLNYIGNISVEGSEENQTLYGFFQFAGKSNRDSQSLRKKLKSAKKGSDNAKEIKEELEKMHDAFDEYRNNIIDNKKNLFVSTLLKARIEPTIPKTPLLENGKKDSTFAYRYFKRHYFDNIDLSDRRLFRTDIMHDKVFYYLDKLTPMQPDSIIKSVDVILEGTKEDSITFRYFASKLLYRYDTSKVVGMSNVLFHIGNKYYLKDKAYWMDSTQMAKVVKRVEMLRYNQIGNQAIDLRLQDIDGNTRTISEIKSEFTILFFFDASCGHCKKTAPKLLD